The Anaeromyxobacter diazotrophicus genome contains the following window.
GCGTGCGCCAGGTTGTCCTTGAGGAAGAGCCCGGTGGGCGAGGTCTCGTCGGCCAGGTGCAGCTTGAAGATGGCGTCGGAGAGCAGGTTCGCCCGCAGCGCCTCGGAGAGCGGCACCAGCACCAGCGCCCCCACCACCGGCCCGCCGATGGTGCCGATGCCGCCGATGATGCTGATGAGCACGAACTGCACCGAGACCTCGGTGGAGAGCACCGTCCCGGGGTCGATGAAGCCCACGTACAGCGCGTAGAACGCGCCCGCCCAGGCGGTGAAGAAGGCCGAGATGGCGAGCGCCACGTTCTTGTAGAAGGTGAGCGCGATGCCGAGCGAGTGGGCCGCGTCCTGGTCCTCGCGGATGGCCTGGAAGCAGTACCCGAGCTTCGAGTGCTGGACGGCCCAGTTGGCGGCGATGGTGAGCACCGCCAGCGCGAGGCCCGCGTAGTAGAAGGGCACCTTGGTCGCGAAGTCGGTGACCACGTGCCCCGCCACCTGGAGCGGCGGCAGGTCGCTGGTGAGGATGCCCTCGGCGCCGTTGGTCATGTCCTTCCAGTTGAGCGCCACCAGCCGGAAGATCTCGGCCACCGCGATCGAGGCCAGCACGAAGTAGGGCCCGCGCAGGCGGAAGGTGATGGAGCCCACCACCAGCGCCGCCCCCACCGCCAGCGCCACCGCCGGCCAGACGCCCCACCACGGCGCGACGTGCTCGAACTGCATGAGCATCAAGGTGCCGTAGGCGCCGAGGCCGAACCAGGCGGCGTGGCCCACCGAGTACTGCCCGGTGTAGCCGCCGAGGACGTTCCAGCTCTCGCCCTGGATGACCGCCAGGAAGAGCAGGATCATGACGTGCAGCGCGTACGGGCTCGTGACCGCCGCGGGGAGGGCGAGGAGGGCCGCCAGCGCGGCGAGCGAGAGGAGTGCGGGGAGGGCGCGCATCACATCCTCGACTTCCCGAGCAGGCCGGACGGCTTCACCAGCAGCACGAAGAGGAAGAGCAGGTAGACGAAGATCTCCTTGATGCCCGAGGAGAAGTAGGAGGCGGCGAGCGACTCGACCGTGCCGATGACGAGCCCGCCCACCGTGGCGCCGATGATGCTGCCCATGCCGCCCAGCACCACCACCACGAACGCCTTGAGGGTGAAGGCGCTGCCCACCTGCGGGAAGATGTAGTAGGTCGGCGAGACGAGCG
Protein-coding sequences here:
- a CDS encoding branched-chain amino acid ABC transporter permease, yielding MRALPALLSLAALAALLALPAAVTSPYALHVMILLFLAVIQGESWNVLGGYTGQYSVGHAAWFGLGAYGTLMLMQFEHVAPWWGVWPAVALAVGAALVVGSITFRLRGPYFVLASIAVAEIFRLVALNWKDMTNGAEGILTSDLPPLQVAGHVVTDFATKVPFYYAGLALAVLTIAANWAVQHSKLGYCFQAIREDQDAAHSLGIALTFYKNVALAISAFFTAWAGAFYALYVGFIDPGTVLSTEVSVQFVLISIIGGIGTIGGPVVGALVLVPLSEALRANLLSDAIFKLHLADETSPTGLFLKDNLAHAHALIYGILMVVVILFMPDGVLGFARGLVARRRRAAAAAQAEGSAS